One genomic segment of Bacillus marinisedimentorum includes these proteins:
- a CDS encoding YwpF family protein, which translates to MKTFKLKSFFILSEEGTQSKLHEIPLVDGLIINREEANHRWLIEALALEEDVAHVINELEAGDLKVEVTITKRDNPPAAFVARLRSITKLEEHISVLLDAVMIQDKKDVSDILLGDLIEEGYTGDDLLEKFKKIKKDRGKEYREKLANYLQEK; encoded by the coding sequence ATGAAAACATTCAAACTGAAATCCTTTTTTATCCTTTCTGAAGAAGGGACCCAATCAAAACTTCATGAAATCCCCCTGGTTGACGGTTTGATTATTAATAGAGAAGAGGCCAATCACAGATGGCTCATCGAAGCCCTTGCCCTGGAAGAAGATGTTGCCCATGTGATAAATGAGCTTGAGGCCGGCGACTTGAAAGTGGAGGTCACCATCACCAAAAGGGATAACCCTCCTGCTGCATTTGTGGCCAGGCTCAGGTCAATCACTAAGCTTGAAGAGCATATAAGCGTCCTCCTTGATGCAGTTATGATCCAGGATAAAAAAGACGTATCAGATATCCTTCTTGGCGACCTGATCGAAGAAGGATATACAGGAGACGATCTTCTCGAGAAATTTAAAAAGATCAAAAAAGATCGCGGAAAAGAATACCGCGAGAAACTCGCCAATTATTTGCAGGAAAAATAA
- a CDS encoding acetate uptake transporter, translating to MNQSQTTQRIQITTADPSALGLFGLAMVTLVASSAKLGWTDGVSFVLPWAIFLGGLAQLFASFHDAKHNNTFGTTAFGAFGLFWLGIGTSWLIEYGVFGEAAAAAVDSRQLGIAFIGYLIFSLFMTVGAMETHKVLFIIFVLIDFLFIGLAFSTLGIAPEAMHQLAAVSELLIALFSFYGSAASVLNTHFGKVIIPVGKPFGIFIKTPAARTRTIGPSKSSHSAGS from the coding sequence ATGAATCAATCACAAACCACTCAGCGGATTCAAATCACAACAGCAGACCCTTCTGCACTCGGTCTTTTCGGGCTGGCTATGGTTACCCTTGTAGCATCCTCCGCAAAACTCGGATGGACAGACGGGGTTTCATTCGTTTTACCGTGGGCCATTTTCCTGGGAGGACTTGCTCAGCTATTCGCAAGCTTTCATGATGCGAAGCATAATAACACTTTCGGCACAACAGCGTTTGGGGCATTCGGCCTTTTCTGGCTCGGTATCGGCACATCATGGCTGATCGAGTATGGTGTATTCGGCGAGGCGGCAGCTGCTGCCGTTGATTCCAGACAATTGGGAATTGCGTTTATCGGCTACTTGATCTTCAGCTTATTTATGACAGTTGGCGCTATGGAAACACACAAAGTCTTATTTATCATTTTCGTCTTAATTGATTTCCTATTTATCGGTCTTGCTTTCTCCACTTTAGGCATTGCACCTGAGGCGATGCACCAACTGGCAGCTGTATCAGAACTGCTGATCGCCTTATTCAGCTTCTACGGTTCTGCTGCTAGTGTCCTGAACACCCACTTTGGCAAAGTGATAATACCAGTGGGCAAACCGTTTGGAATTTTTATCAAAACGCCCGCTGCCCGCACACGAACAATCGGGCCTTCCAAATCGTCCCACTCTGCAGGTTCTTGA
- a CDS encoding PAS domain S-box protein: MKDHSLFAETFYQSGVGQALLYMDGSIADVNNAFCEFTGYSKEEIKELGVFGITYPDDYDSDEERFAMLRRQEINHYQMEKRYRRKGGGFRWGLLNASIIQDGTDGEPFIYSQVQDITERKKMLQDLEESEERYRSLVEHAPDGIFVHDERFLYVNPAFARMLGAGSPHEIEGLQTSSFFTKPERVPVRRQPEEFPNSSLEPKRFETELAAVDGTSIEVEVTAFNTHFNGRPAVQAIVRDVTERNKMNQWLQRSEKLSMVGQLAAAVAHEIRNPLTSVKGFMQLFKETKTYSDTYTDIVFEELDRVETIINEFLTLAKPKVDIHFEQTSLARLIKQVVTLLETQAQLDNHQIMCDIDPDMEEIECESGLLKQVLINVIKNGLESLDAKGTVRVTAVQADEKTVKIEVTDNGSGIPADRLKHIGEPFYSTKEKGTGLGLMTSYKNIEIHKGSLGIESEVGEGTKVTIVLPVDQKQDEEFKE; encoded by the coding sequence ATGAAAGATCATTCATTATTTGCGGAAACATTTTACCAGTCCGGCGTTGGACAGGCGCTTTTATATATGGACGGAAGCATTGCTGATGTGAATAATGCATTTTGCGAGTTTACAGGTTATTCGAAAGAAGAAATTAAGGAATTGGGTGTTTTCGGGATCACATATCCGGATGACTATGATTCGGATGAGGAGCGGTTTGCGATGCTCCGCCGGCAGGAAATCAACCATTACCAGATGGAAAAGAGGTATCGCAGAAAGGGCGGCGGCTTCAGGTGGGGGCTGCTGAATGCTTCCATCATTCAAGATGGGACAGACGGGGAGCCTTTTATTTATTCACAGGTGCAGGACATCACCGAGCGGAAAAAGATGCTGCAGGATCTTGAAGAAAGTGAAGAACGATACCGCAGTCTTGTTGAGCATGCACCGGACGGCATTTTTGTCCATGATGAGCGGTTTCTTTACGTGAATCCGGCGTTTGCCCGGATGCTTGGTGCCGGTTCTCCCCATGAGATTGAGGGGCTGCAAACGTCTTCCTTTTTCACAAAACCGGAACGCGTACCAGTGCGCAGACAGCCGGAAGAATTTCCGAACAGCAGCCTTGAACCGAAACGATTCGAAACAGAGCTTGCAGCGGTTGACGGTACTTCAATTGAAGTTGAAGTGACAGCATTCAACACACACTTCAACGGGCGGCCGGCTGTGCAAGCCATTGTTCGTGATGTGACGGAACGAAATAAAATGAATCAGTGGCTGCAGCGTTCTGAAAAACTGTCAATGGTGGGGCAGCTCGCCGCCGCAGTAGCCCATGAAATCCGAAATCCGCTGACATCGGTGAAAGGGTTCATGCAGTTATTCAAAGAGACAAAGACATACAGTGACACGTATACAGATATCGTTTTCGAGGAATTGGACCGGGTCGAAACAATCATCAATGAGTTTCTCACACTGGCAAAACCGAAGGTAGATATCCACTTTGAACAGACAAGTCTTGCGAGGCTCATCAAACAGGTGGTCACATTGCTGGAAACACAGGCCCAACTGGATAACCATCAGATCATGTGCGACATTGACCCGGATATGGAGGAAATTGAGTGTGAATCAGGGTTATTGAAGCAGGTGCTCATAAATGTTATAAAAAATGGACTCGAGTCACTTGATGCAAAAGGGACAGTTAGGGTGACAGCGGTTCAGGCAGATGAAAAAACAGTGAAAATAGAAGTAACTGATAATGGCTCCGGTATTCCAGCCGATAGGCTCAAACACATCGGTGAACCGTTTTATTCAACAAAAGAAAAAGGGACAGGACTCGGCCTGATGACCAGTTATAAAAACATTGAGATTCATAAAGGATCACTTGGAATCGAGAGTGAAGTCGGGGAAGGGACGAAGGTTACGATTGTACTGCCGGTCGACCAGAAGCAAGATGAAGAATTCAAGGAGTAA
- a CDS encoding DUF4139 domain-containing protein, which produces MRLQSTMKDRSRLAITIYNDNFGVVKETRNVNVTNEITEVLYLDVAEKIETDSILVDGLKLLEMNYDYDLVSKEKLLEKYLDQHVYVMEKETKAKKEYRLLSVSSGLVLENVQTKEIVVDPEGELILPGLPGELIVRPSLIWKVVPQTAAEINVSYLTKGLDWIADYVLELGEETFKLAGWVTIDNHSGTTYEDAQIKLIAGDVRRVEEDDDLDYPVLYESNVKMSEEGFTEKAFADYHMYTLQRTSTLRNNQSKQVNFLQASDVPFKKYYEYTRHYDGARITLEFRNTPEANLGMPLPKGKIKVYQNDPDDHSLEFSGEDAIGHTPRNEVVQLYLGDAFDIRCEGWKADSWKSVEGYGYETYEYNIRNQKDEAALMKITHHIYDRHWKMVDTSHDYEKETASAIVFWVKVPAASEETVTFKYRTDDRVTVKVKKDE; this is translated from the coding sequence ATGCGCCTGCAATCAACGATGAAAGACCGCAGCCGGCTGGCGATCACGATTTACAACGATAATTTCGGAGTAGTCAAAGAGACGAGGAATGTGAACGTAACAAATGAAATCACGGAAGTCCTTTATCTCGATGTAGCCGAAAAAATTGAGACAGATTCGATACTGGTTGATGGATTGAAACTGCTGGAAATGAATTATGACTATGATCTTGTCAGCAAAGAAAAATTGCTGGAAAAATATCTTGATCAGCATGTCTATGTAATGGAGAAAGAGACAAAAGCTAAGAAGGAATACCGGCTTCTCAGTGTCAGCAGCGGGCTGGTGCTGGAAAACGTTCAAACAAAGGAAATCGTTGTTGATCCGGAAGGTGAATTGATATTGCCCGGGCTTCCGGGGGAATTGATCGTCCGGCCGTCGCTCATCTGGAAGGTCGTCCCGCAAACGGCTGCGGAAATCAATGTCTCCTACTTGACGAAGGGTCTTGATTGGATTGCCGACTATGTACTGGAACTCGGTGAGGAGACGTTCAAGCTGGCGGGATGGGTCACAATCGACAACCATTCGGGAACGACATATGAAGATGCCCAAATCAAGCTGATAGCGGGGGATGTCCGCAGGGTCGAAGAAGATGATGATCTCGACTATCCTGTGCTGTACGAATCAAATGTGAAAATGAGTGAAGAAGGGTTCACCGAAAAAGCATTTGCCGACTATCATATGTACACACTGCAGAGAACGTCCACATTGAGGAACAATCAATCAAAGCAGGTGAATTTTCTTCAAGCTTCCGATGTACCTTTCAAAAAATACTATGAATATACGAGACATTATGATGGAGCAAGAATTACGCTTGAGTTCCGGAACACGCCGGAGGCAAACCTTGGCATGCCCCTTCCAAAAGGAAAGATAAAGGTATATCAGAACGATCCGGATGACCATTCACTTGAATTTTCCGGAGAAGATGCAATCGGGCATACCCCGAGGAATGAGGTGGTTCAGCTTTATCTTGGCGACGCATTTGACATCAGATGCGAGGGCTGGAAAGCAGACAGCTGGAAGTCAGTTGAAGGGTACGGGTATGAAACGTATGAATACAACATCCGAAATCAAAAAGATGAAGCTGCACTGATGAAAATCACCCATCACATCTATGACAGACACTGGAAAATGGTCGATACAAGCCATGACTACGAGAAGGAAACCGCCTCTGCAATCGTGTTCTGGGTCAAAGTGCCAGCAGCTTCTGAAGAAACGGTTACCTTCAAGTACCGCACAGATGACAGGGTTACAGTGAAAGTGAAAAAGGATGAATAA
- a CDS encoding MBL fold metallo-hydrolase: protein MKIIDRDGLTMVQSRVSSFNVGMTVYYFFIDGLLIDTGPSRLRGDFIQFFNSRKVEQAVFTHHHEDHTGMAAWLEQNTAIPLYLHKTGHPQAEMDARLPLYRRLFWGKRKAFRPQNVPGVIETERHRFDVIHTPGHAHDHVALLDKENGRLFSGDLYLSGHPKSMFAFESVPEMVKSIETLLRYDFDYLICSHSGFIEDGKEALREKLNYLTAIQEEVKGLYEQGVPPRQIKKQLFPKISPLNIVSFFENSPYHIVRSITEGLKKGY from the coding sequence GTGAAGATTATCGATCGGGACGGGCTCACCATGGTCCAATCACGGGTATCCAGTTTCAATGTGGGGATGACCGTATACTACTTTTTTATAGACGGACTGCTGATTGACACCGGTCCCTCTCGTCTAAGAGGGGATTTCATCCAATTTTTCAACAGCCGTAAAGTCGAACAGGCAGTTTTTACCCACCACCATGAGGATCACACCGGCATGGCGGCCTGGCTGGAACAAAACACGGCTATTCCGCTTTACTTGCACAAGACCGGCCATCCGCAGGCGGAAATGGATGCCAGGCTCCCGCTGTACAGAAGGCTGTTCTGGGGAAAGAGGAAAGCCTTTCGTCCGCAGAATGTGCCGGGAGTGATTGAAACGGAACGGCATCGTTTTGATGTCATCCATACGCCCGGACATGCCCATGACCACGTGGCTCTTTTGGACAAGGAAAATGGAAGGCTATTCAGCGGAGACCTTTATTTGAGCGGCCATCCGAAGTCGATGTTTGCCTTTGAATCTGTCCCCGAGATGGTAAAGTCCATTGAAACCCTACTCCGATATGATTTCGATTATCTCATTTGTTCACACTCCGGATTCATAGAAGATGGAAAAGAAGCGCTCCGCGAGAAGTTGAATTACCTGACAGCTATACAGGAAGAAGTGAAAGGATTATATGAACAGGGGGTTCCGCCCCGCCAGATCAAAAAGCAGCTTTTTCCGAAAATCTCACCCCTCAATATCGTTTCTTTCTTTGAGAACTCACCATACCATATCGTCCGTTCGATTACGGAAGGACTGAAAAAAGGCTATTGA
- a CDS encoding GNAT family N-acetyltransferase, with the protein MDRETFNHTFSYSILEGIVNGSVYTDNANDPGCAVFQLSNGIHHLIGDPGLAHMVQPLMEQQLTGKSPFVLFADEKWETAIDGWGQHKKKIIRTGFMFDQGVFDQLALPQIPPGYTLGPIGENQIKESTQYPEKFFDLYWEGTENFLEKGIGLYLADSKGKVVCEAVSAYCTNDYGDPDIFTDIDSRGNGYGKMVVHAFIRECLKRGRHPKWECDEENAGSQKLAESLGFYKIGKHPLYVC; encoded by the coding sequence TTGGACAGGGAAACATTTAATCACACATTTTCTTATTCTATTCTCGAAGGAATCGTAAACGGTTCCGTTTATACAGACAATGCCAATGACCCGGGATGTGCCGTCTTTCAACTTTCAAATGGGATTCACCATCTGATAGGCGACCCCGGCTTAGCCCATATGGTGCAGCCCTTGATGGAACAGCAGCTCACCGGAAAATCGCCTTTCGTTCTGTTTGCTGATGAAAAATGGGAAACCGCAATCGATGGCTGGGGTCAGCATAAGAAAAAGATTATACGGACAGGTTTTATGTTCGATCAGGGTGTATTTGATCAATTGGCGCTTCCGCAAATCCCTCCTGGATATACATTAGGGCCGATTGGGGAAAACCAGATAAAAGAGAGCACCCAGTATCCGGAGAAATTTTTTGATTTATATTGGGAGGGCACAGAGAATTTTCTGGAAAAAGGAATTGGGCTGTATTTGGCCGACAGCAAAGGCAAAGTGGTCTGTGAGGCGGTTTCGGCCTATTGTACAAATGATTACGGGGATCCGGATATTTTCACGGATATAGATTCCCGTGGAAATGGATATGGAAAGATGGTCGTCCATGCATTTATCAGGGAATGCTTAAAACGGGGCCGGCACCCTAAATGGGAATGTGATGAAGAAAATGCGGGTTCGCAGAAACTGGCAGAGAGTCTCGGGTTTTATAAAATTGGCAAGCATCCATTATATGTATGCTAA